One window of Brachybacterium ginsengisoli genomic DNA carries:
- a CDS encoding ABC transporter permease: MTNSPGAAAPVPLAVEEPPAPAASGPRRRRSLLRRLRRSPVLYLMLLPGIVYFAVFKYAPMYGITIAFQDYLPFLGMQGSPWVGWDHFQRLFSGPDFGRLLSNTLILAFLNIVIAFPAPIIVALMLNELRKQMLKKFIQTAIYIPHFLSWAIVSGLTYLLFALDIGPITVLFNDLFGGRVNFLADPDWFRPLIMTQTLWKGTGWGTIIYLAALAGVDKQLYEAAMIDGAGRFQQLRHVTIPAIIPTVIIMLILNIGNFLDTGFEQIYMLTNSLNRDVADVFDTYVYFMGITNGAYSYSTAIGLFKSLVGLVLILGANWLAKKFTESSLF, from the coding sequence CGCCGCGCCGGTCCCGCTGGCGGTGGAGGAGCCGCCCGCCCCCGCGGCGAGCGGCCCCCGCCGCCGACGGAGCCTGCTCCGGCGTCTGCGCCGCTCCCCGGTGCTCTACCTGATGCTGCTGCCGGGCATCGTGTACTTCGCGGTGTTCAAGTACGCCCCGATGTACGGCATCACGATCGCCTTCCAGGACTACCTGCCGTTCCTGGGGATGCAGGGCAGCCCCTGGGTGGGCTGGGACCACTTCCAGCGGCTGTTCAGCGGTCCGGACTTCGGGCGCCTGCTGAGCAACACCCTGATCCTGGCCTTCCTGAACATCGTCATCGCGTTCCCGGCGCCGATCATCGTGGCGCTGATGCTCAACGAGCTGCGCAAGCAGATGCTCAAGAAGTTCATCCAGACCGCGATCTACATCCCGCACTTCCTGTCCTGGGCGATCGTCTCGGGCCTGACCTACCTGCTGTTCGCGCTCGACATCGGCCCGATCACGGTGCTCTTCAACGATCTCTTCGGCGGTCGGGTCAACTTCCTGGCGGATCCCGACTGGTTCCGGCCGCTGATCATGACGCAGACCCTGTGGAAGGGCACCGGCTGGGGCACGATCATCTATCTCGCGGCGCTCGCGGGCGTGGACAAGCAGCTCTACGAGGCCGCGATGATCGACGGCGCCGGCCGCTTCCAGCAGCTGCGCCACGTCACCATCCCCGCGATCATCCCGACGGTCATCATCATGCTGATCCTGAACATCGGGAACTTCCTGGACACCGGGTTCGAGCAGATCTACATGCTCACCAACTCGCTGAACCGCGACGTCGCGGACGTCTTCGACACCTACGTGTACTTCATGGGCATCACCAACGGCGCCTACAGCTACTCGACGGCCATCGGCCTGTTCAAGTCGCTCGTCGGCCTCGTGCTGATCCTCGGGGCGAACTGGCTCGCCAAGAAGTTCACCGAGTCCTCACTGTTCTAG
- a CDS encoding carbohydrate ABC transporter permease: protein MSIQHDSRRDRIFDGVNIALLLAFAAVTILPFLYVLAASFASESEIAARPFFLWPDSPTLETYRYIFSTDTFLRSLAVTIGVTGVGALVQITLTMLMAYPLSDPNLVGRGLIMRLVLFAMLFSGGMIPMFLVVKQLGLLDSYWALILPLAINPFNLIVIRTFFQQLPHELREAAEIDGANEFTTFWRIMLPLSKPVIATFSLFYAVSLWNDFMSPLLYISDSSKWTLQMFVRQVTISSDPSTTLGNLDPNYVPPKEGLKFAVIVIATLPIMLVYPFLQKHFAKGVMIGSVKG, encoded by the coding sequence ATGTCCATCCAGCACGACTCCCGACGGGACCGGATCTTCGACGGCGTGAACATCGCGCTCCTGCTCGCCTTCGCGGCGGTCACGATCCTGCCGTTCCTCTACGTCCTCGCCGCCTCCTTCGCGAGCGAGTCCGAGATCGCCGCGCGACCGTTCTTCCTGTGGCCGGACTCGCCCACCCTGGAGACCTACCGCTACATCTTCTCGACCGACACCTTCCTGCGCTCCCTGGCGGTGACCATCGGGGTCACCGGTGTGGGCGCGCTGGTGCAGATCACGCTGACGATGCTGATGGCGTATCCGCTCTCGGACCCGAACCTCGTGGGCCGCGGTCTGATCATGCGCCTGGTGCTCTTCGCGATGCTGTTCTCCGGCGGCATGATCCCGATGTTCCTGGTGGTCAAGCAGCTGGGCCTGCTGGACTCCTACTGGGCGCTGATCCTGCCGCTGGCGATCAACCCGTTCAACCTGATCGTCATCCGCACCTTCTTCCAGCAGCTCCCGCACGAGCTGCGCGAGGCCGCGGAGATCGACGGCGCCAACGAGTTCACGACCTTCTGGCGGATCATGCTCCCGCTGTCCAAGCCGGTCATCGCCACGTTCTCGCTGTTCTACGCGGTGAGCCTGTGGAACGACTTCATGTCCCCTCTGCTGTACATCTCGGACAGCTCGAAGTGGACCCTGCAGATGTTCGTGCGCCAGGTGACGATCTCGAGCGATCCCTCGACCACGCTCGGCAACCTCGACCCCAACTACGTGCCGCCCAAGGAGGGCCTGAAGTTCGCGGTGATCGTCATCGCGACCCTCCCGATCATGCTCGTCTACCCCTTCCTCCAGAAGCACTTCGCCAAGGGCGTCATGATCGGCTCCGTCAAGGGCTGA
- a CDS encoding rhamnogalacturonan lyase, translated as MHPRTTTPDPAPHPARRPLPSALHRSAALLLALPLVLGGAAVAAGEAGPAAQSAPAAPLQRDAERLDHSPVAAVSEGGVLLSWRLLGDESMDTRFVVFRDGERITPEPITDSTNLLDPDGTAESSYRIAIEGGNASGTPSPGGNQGRNLVWASEEFTPWAEQFLDVPLQKPADFVAVDGSTQSYRANDTLTADLDGDGQLELVVKWDPTNSQDNSRPGHTGNVYLDAYELDGTQLWRIDLGVNIRAGAHYSQPQLYDFDSDGRAELMVKTADGTVDGAGTVIGDADADHRNAEGYILEGPEYLTAFDGETGAALDTIDYGVPRGTVSDWGDGYGNRVDRFLSATAYLDGEHPSAVFARGYYTRATLWAVDFDGEQLSERWLFDSDQPGNEGYAGQGNHNLSVADVDGDQRDEIVYGSATIDDDGTGLYSTGLGHGDAQHVSDFDPSRPGLEVFSVHEDMGATGDLGATFRDAATGEVFWSVPANKDTGRGAMADIDPRHEGAEGWNVGYDAEWDSPVGSLRSASGELISTEIPAANFTALWDGDLLSEIVDHEFDDGPRTGVPTVSKWEYENQQQVEIFRAEGTVSNNDTKGNPALQADLLGDWREELVFRTEDSTALRIYTTTDVTEHRLRTLMSDPQYRLSIAWQNVAYNQPPHTGYFLGEGMETPAAPSLRYTTPAPKAEPVRGHEGG; from the coding sequence ATGCACCCGAGGACCACCACCCCCGATCCGGCGCCGCACCCCGCTCGCCGCCCCCTCCCGTCAGCCCTGCACCGCTCGGCGGCGCTCCTGCTCGCCCTCCCGCTCGTGCTCGGCGGGGCGGCCGTCGCGGCGGGGGAGGCCGGCCCTGCCGCACAGTCCGCGCCCGCCGCACCCCTGCAGCGCGACGCCGAACGCCTCGATCACAGCCCCGTCGCCGCGGTCTCGGAGGGCGGCGTGCTCCTCTCCTGGCGCCTGCTCGGCGACGAGTCGATGGACACCCGCTTCGTCGTCTTCCGGGACGGGGAGCGGATCACCCCCGAACCGATCACCGACTCGACCAACCTGCTGGATCCGGACGGCACCGCGGAGTCCAGCTACCGCATCGCGATCGAGGGCGGGAACGCCAGCGGCACCCCGAGCCCCGGTGGGAACCAGGGCAGGAACCTGGTGTGGGCGAGCGAGGAGTTCACCCCGTGGGCGGAGCAGTTCCTCGACGTCCCGCTCCAGAAGCCGGCGGACTTCGTCGCCGTCGACGGCAGCACCCAGTCGTACCGCGCCAACGACACCCTCACCGCGGATCTGGACGGCGATGGGCAGCTCGAGCTGGTCGTGAAGTGGGACCCGACGAACTCGCAGGACAACTCCCGCCCCGGCCACACCGGGAACGTCTACCTCGATGCCTACGAGCTCGACGGCACGCAGCTGTGGCGCATCGACCTGGGCGTCAACATCCGCGCCGGCGCCCACTACTCCCAGCCGCAGCTCTACGACTTCGACTCGGACGGCCGGGCCGAGCTGATGGTCAAGACGGCCGACGGCACGGTCGACGGGGCCGGCACCGTGATCGGCGACGCCGACGCGGACCACCGCAACGCCGAGGGCTACATCCTGGAGGGACCCGAGTACCTCACCGCCTTCGACGGGGAGACCGGCGCCGCGCTGGACACCATCGACTACGGGGTCCCGCGGGGCACGGTCTCCGACTGGGGCGACGGCTACGGGAACCGCGTCGACCGCTTCCTCTCGGCGACCGCGTACCTCGACGGGGAGCACCCGTCGGCCGTCTTCGCCCGCGGCTATTACACCCGAGCGACCCTCTGGGCCGTCGACTTCGACGGCGAGCAGCTCAGCGAGCGCTGGCTGTTCGATTCGGACCAGCCGGGCAACGAGGGCTACGCCGGTCAGGGGAACCACAACCTCTCCGTCGCGGACGTCGACGGCGACCAGCGGGACGAGATCGTCTACGGCTCCGCGACCATCGACGATGACGGCACCGGCCTGTACTCCACCGGGCTGGGTCATGGCGATGCGCAGCATGTGAGCGACTTCGATCCGTCCCGACCGGGTCTGGAGGTGTTCTCCGTGCACGAGGACATGGGCGCGACCGGAGATCTCGGGGCGACCTTCCGTGATGCCGCCACCGGTGAGGTGTTCTGGTCCGTCCCGGCGAACAAGGACACCGGCCGCGGCGCGATGGCGGACATCGACCCCCGCCACGAGGGCGCCGAGGGCTGGAACGTCGGCTACGACGCCGAATGGGACTCCCCGGTCGGCTCCCTGCGCTCCGCGAGCGGTGAGCTGATCTCCACCGAGATCCCCGCGGCGAACTTCACCGCCCTCTGGGACGGCGACCTGCTCAGCGAGATCGTCGACCACGAGTTCGACGACGGCCCCCGCACCGGGGTCCCCACCGTCTCGAAGTGGGAGTACGAGAACCAGCAGCAGGTGGAGATCTTCCGCGCGGAGGGCACCGTCAGCAACAACGACACCAAGGGCAACCCGGCCCTGCAGGCGGACCTGCTCGGGGACTGGCGCGAGGAGCTCGTGTTCCGCACCGAGGACTCGACCGCGCTGCGGATCTACACCACCACCGATGTCACCGAGCACCGGCTGCGCACGCTGATGTCCGATCCCCAGTACCGGCTCTCCATCGCCTGGCAGAACGTGGCCTACAACCAGCCTCCCCACACGGGCTACTTCCTCGGGGAGGGCATGGAGACCCCGGCGGCCCCGTCGCTGCGGTACACCACCCCCGCACCGAAGGCGGAGCCCGTGCGCGGTCACGAGGGCGGCTGA
- a CDS encoding exo-rhamnogalacturonan lyase family protein codes for MTHRPSSFPETTPLHLLEERGGAVPVPTQFGVPWPRGSLPEPGGFALEHAGGSLPVDTWVTARWPDGSVKWTGHAGIAPDGAALLVPVPAVGEGASPVRVEEGPGGRISVDTGTLRLVVAPHDSAPLRTLEVDGRVVGRDGRILASSQASPGEGEPRREHAVRTTAVTIERRGPQQVVLRLEGQHEVAGEEVLPFVLRLYATAGSPRLRAVHSLVWDADPETLFLTSLGLRLEVPLRSAPHDRHVRLAGSAGGFLTEAVRGLTGLRRDPGEEARAAQIAGRVTPAPETWAPAVSRRLPLIPTWDAWTLRQLSANGYTVAKRTAEDRPWITAGGGTRSRGYAYLGDLQGGIGVGLRDFWKLVPTQLDVSGASTGLGAVTAWMHAPSAAPMDLRFYHDGLGQDDHAAQLEALEITYEDYEPGYGDARGIARTHELVIDAFAATPTHEELADLATTCALPPQLLASPERLRAAGVLGTWDVVDRSTPQRAVIEDRLVWLREFYRDQVDQRGWYGFWDYGDVMHTYDADRSTWRYDVGGYAWDNSELSPDLWLWLDAMRSGSADAFRLAEAMTRHTSEVDVYHAGRFAGLGTRHNVQHFGCSAKQLRISNAAYRRHFHFLTADERTGELLDEIAASEQALLAVDATRKVREDVYAPDPRALAIGLGTDLGALLGAWITAWERHGDAEAEHKVRGALAGVGALPQGFFTGEALWDLQTHRFDDSRDRVQVSHLAAVFGLVEVVAEARDLVDDPAFERAWLEYCRYYLATPEEQTERFGAPLTGISLVPAYSRLLAVAAAEHEDPALARRAWDAFFVGLGDQLNVNALVAEQEWHRTRVDGPTVLEPVDEAVFVSTNDAAQYGLAAIQNLALIGDHLETTDTDPTPTPRSHA; via the coding sequence ATGACCCACCGCCCGTCGTCGTTCCCCGAGACCACCCCGCTGCACCTGCTCGAGGAGCGCGGCGGGGCGGTCCCGGTCCCCACCCAGTTCGGCGTCCCGTGGCCGCGCGGGAGCCTGCCGGAGCCGGGCGGTTTCGCCCTCGAGCACGCGGGCGGCTCCCTCCCGGTGGACACCTGGGTCACCGCCCGCTGGCCCGACGGCTCGGTGAAGTGGACCGGGCACGCGGGGATCGCCCCCGACGGTGCGGCGCTCCTCGTGCCGGTCCCGGCCGTCGGCGAGGGTGCCTCCCCGGTCCGGGTCGAGGAGGGGCCGGGCGGGCGGATCAGCGTGGACACGGGGACGCTGCGCCTGGTGGTCGCCCCGCACGACAGCGCCCCGCTGCGCACCCTCGAGGTCGACGGGCGGGTCGTGGGCCGGGACGGGCGGATCCTCGCCTCCTCTCAGGCGAGCCCGGGGGAGGGCGAGCCGCGGCGCGAGCACGCCGTGCGCACCACGGCCGTGACGATCGAGCGCCGCGGACCGCAGCAGGTGGTGCTGCGCCTCGAGGGGCAGCACGAGGTGGCGGGGGAGGAGGTGCTGCCCTTCGTGCTGCGGCTGTACGCGACGGCGGGATCGCCGCGGCTGCGGGCGGTGCACTCGCTGGTCTGGGACGCGGATCCCGAGACGCTCTTCCTCACCTCCCTCGGGCTCCGCCTCGAGGTCCCGCTCCGCTCGGCTCCCCATGACCGCCACGTGCGGCTCGCCGGCTCCGCGGGCGGGTTCCTCACCGAGGCCGTGCGCGGGCTGACCGGGCTGCGCCGGGACCCGGGGGAGGAGGCGCGCGCCGCCCAGATCGCCGGCCGGGTCACCCCGGCTCCGGAGACCTGGGCCCCGGCCGTCTCCCGACGCCTGCCCCTGATCCCCACCTGGGACGCCTGGACCCTGCGCCAGCTCAGCGCGAACGGGTACACGGTGGCCAAGCGCACCGCCGAGGACCGGCCGTGGATCACCGCCGGCGGCGGCACCCGCAGCCGCGGCTACGCCTATCTCGGCGACCTCCAGGGCGGGATCGGCGTCGGGCTGCGCGACTTCTGGAAGCTCGTCCCCACCCAGCTCGACGTCAGCGGGGCCTCCACGGGCCTCGGCGCGGTGACCGCCTGGATGCACGCCCCGTCGGCCGCACCGATGGACCTGCGCTTCTATCACGACGGGCTCGGGCAGGACGATCACGCGGCGCAGCTCGAGGCACTGGAGATCACCTACGAGGACTACGAACCCGGGTACGGCGACGCCCGCGGCATCGCCCGCACCCACGAGCTCGTGATCGACGCCTTCGCGGCGACCCCCACCCACGAAGAGCTCGCGGACCTCGCCACGACCTGCGCGCTGCCGCCCCAGCTGCTCGCGTCCCCCGAGCGGCTGCGCGCCGCCGGGGTGCTGGGCACCTGGGACGTCGTGGACCGCTCCACCCCGCAGCGCGCCGTGATCGAGGACCGCCTGGTGTGGCTGCGGGAGTTCTACCGCGACCAGGTCGACCAGCGCGGCTGGTACGGGTTCTGGGACTACGGCGACGTCATGCACACCTATGACGCCGACCGCAGCACCTGGCGCTACGACGTGGGCGGCTACGCCTGGGACAACTCGGAGCTCTCCCCGGACCTGTGGCTCTGGCTGGACGCGATGCGCAGCGGCTCGGCGGACGCCTTCCGCCTGGCCGAGGCCATGACCCGCCACACCAGCGAGGTCGACGTCTACCACGCCGGTCGCTTCGCCGGCCTCGGCACCCGCCACAACGTCCAGCACTTCGGCTGCAGCGCCAAGCAGCTGCGGATCTCCAACGCCGCCTACCGGCGGCACTTCCACTTCCTCACGGCCGACGAGCGCACCGGGGAGCTGCTCGACGAGATCGCCGCCTCGGAGCAGGCGCTGCTCGCCGTCGACGCGACGCGCAAGGTGCGCGAGGACGTCTACGCACCGGACCCCCGCGCCCTCGCGATCGGGCTCGGCACCGACCTCGGCGCCCTGCTCGGCGCCTGGATCACCGCCTGGGAGCGGCACGGCGACGCCGAGGCGGAGCACAAGGTGCGCGGCGCGCTCGCCGGCGTCGGCGCCCTGCCCCAGGGGTTCTTCACGGGCGAGGCCCTCTGGGACCTGCAGACCCACCGTTTCGACGACTCCCGCGATCGGGTGCAGGTCTCCCACCTCGCCGCCGTCTTCGGCCTCGTCGAGGTGGTGGCCGAAGCGCGGGACCTCGTGGACGACCCCGCCTTCGAGCGGGCCTGGCTCGAGTACTGCCGCTACTACCTCGCCACCCCCGAGGAGCAGACCGAGCGCTTCGGCGCCCCGCTGACCGGGATCTCCCTGGTGCCGGCCTACAGCCGACTGCTCGCCGTCGCCGCCGCGGAGCACGAGGACCCGGCGCTCGCCCGGCGCGCCTGGGACGCGTTCTTCGTGGGCCTCGGCGACCAGCTCAACGTCAATGCCCTGGTGGCCGAGCAGGAGTGGCACCGCACCCGCGTCGACGGGCCCACCGTGCTCGAACCCGTCGACGAGGCGGTGTTCGTGTCCACCAACGACGCCGCCCAGTACGGCCTCGCCGCCATCCAGAACCTCGCGCTGATCGGCGATCATCTGGAGACCACCGACACCGACCCGACCCCCACCCCCAGGAGCCACGCATGA
- a CDS encoding L-rhamnose mutarotase, with product MSTPDLDRLLADSPARSPHRCCFVLQVRPEKLTEYVGAHQDVWAEMRQALAEAGWRNYSLFLRAEDGMIIGYFESEDVEAAQEAIARAAISPRWEAAMSEYFTPGGGEKQILPQYFHLA from the coding sequence ATGAGCACCCCGGACCTCGACCGACTGCTGGCAGACAGCCCCGCCCGCAGCCCGCACCGCTGCTGCTTCGTGCTGCAGGTGCGCCCCGAGAAGCTCACCGAGTACGTCGGCGCGCATCAGGACGTCTGGGCCGAGATGCGGCAAGCGCTTGCCGAGGCGGGGTGGAGGAACTACTCTCTGTTCCTGCGTGCCGAGGACGGCATGATCATCGGCTACTTCGAATCCGAGGACGTCGAGGCGGCCCAGGAGGCGATCGCCCGCGCCGCCATCAGTCCGCGCTGGGAGGCGGCGATGAGCGAGTACTTCACCCCCGGCGGCGGCGAGAAGCAGATCCTGCCGCAGTACTTCCACCTCGCCTGA
- a CDS encoding alpha/beta hydrolase has protein sequence MTVTAPTEMERRLRVFAAAAARGPLTEADHDAWNASYGRSEAWDLRIEHREAPGPHGPVPLRVYTPIAPADGPRPVLVFCHGGGFMHGDLEMPEGDHTARGVAGRADAVVVSVDYRLCDAPGDGEPARRIPGTAEDLDVRAPIPCDDVIAAVDWTRASAEELGIDPDRLALGGASAGGNLAAAASLRLAEAGRAPAASLLMYLVAHPLNPEATEEEAAALAELPLQLRFTPEGMRGMSENYLGGPLERATPHDFPGLGTPEQLAILPRTYIEADEFDDLRTSARRYAEQLAEAGVEVEFEVRRGVTHGHLNKVGLPQAAESRDRMAALMQEL, from the coding sequence ATGACCGTCACCGCCCCCACCGAGATGGAGCGCCGCCTGCGGGTCTTCGCCGCAGCCGCCGCCCGCGGCCCGCTCACCGAGGCCGATCACGACGCCTGGAACGCCTCCTACGGCCGCAGCGAGGCCTGGGACCTGCGGATCGAGCACCGCGAGGCGCCCGGTCCCCACGGCCCGGTGCCGCTGCGGGTCTACACCCCGATCGCCCCGGCCGACGGCCCGCGGCCCGTGCTCGTGTTCTGCCACGGCGGCGGCTTCATGCACGGCGACCTCGAGATGCCCGAGGGCGACCACACCGCCCGCGGCGTGGCCGGTCGGGCGGACGCGGTCGTGGTCTCGGTCGACTACCGGCTGTGCGATGCCCCGGGCGACGGCGAGCCCGCCCGCAGGATCCCCGGCACCGCCGAGGACCTCGACGTGCGCGCCCCGATCCCCTGTGACGACGTGATCGCCGCGGTGGACTGGACCCGCGCCTCCGCGGAGGAGCTCGGCATCGACCCGGACCGCCTGGCCCTCGGCGGCGCGAGCGCCGGCGGCAACCTCGCCGCCGCCGCCTCGCTGCGCCTGGCCGAGGCGGGCAGGGCCCCGGCCGCCTCGCTGCTGATGTACCTCGTCGCCCACCCGCTGAACCCCGAGGCCACCGAGGAGGAGGCGGCCGCGCTCGCCGAGCTGCCCCTGCAGCTCCGCTTCACCCCGGAGGGCATGCGGGGGATGAGCGAGAACTACCTGGGCGGTCCGCTGGAGCGGGCGACCCCGCACGACTTCCCCGGGCTCGGCACCCCGGAGCAGCTCGCGATCCTGCCCCGCACCTACATCGAGGCCGACGAGTTCGACGACCTGCGCACCAGCGCCCGTCGCTACGCCGAGCAGCTGGCCGAGGCAGGCGTCGAGGTCGAGTTCGAGGTGCGCCGCGGAGTCACCCACGGCCATCTCAACAAGGTGGGCCTGCCGCAGGCCGCCGAGTCCCGTGACCGCATGGCCGCCCTGATGCAGGAGCTCTGA
- a CDS encoding BNR-4 repeat-containing protein codes for MENTLPVSDVTAAISDNGGWCWFQDERALVDATTGTLLVGAVASRGGAGGDRRGGDVDLHVVDLDRLGEAGAATTVTLHPGLESDDHDNPALWRRADGRWLTVFSRHKSDDLTRWRISEGEDPTVWGPEQSFDWRTLFETPEQAEALGGGRGVTYQNLHQLDGVLHCFVRAINDDPCYLVSHDDGGTWQFGGRLLTREKVGYVNGYARYASGARFGTDDRIDLIITEHHPRDYATSIWHGYLAGGRLHRADGTAVGELGRGLTDPTLRAEDLTPVLGNGSAAGGATLTHAWTTDLRRFADGTLVALMTARADDTAGTSTARHAWDAPTHEVDPIDHRFVRAVLRPGSGRWEVAELAEAGPQLFPHEEDYTGLATIDPDDPHALWISTVVDPRTGATLAHHEIFHGVTRDAGASWTWTPVTEDSTADNMRPIAVPGDPSRSVLVWYRGSLNTSQDYDAEVVVQVRPR; via the coding sequence GTGGAGAACACCCTCCCCGTCTCCGACGTGACCGCTGCGATCAGCGACAACGGCGGATGGTGCTGGTTCCAGGACGAGCGCGCCCTGGTCGATGCCACCACCGGGACCCTTCTCGTCGGCGCCGTCGCGAGCCGCGGGGGAGCGGGGGGCGACCGCCGCGGCGGGGACGTGGACCTCCACGTCGTGGACCTCGACCGCCTCGGCGAGGCGGGCGCGGCCACCACCGTCACCCTCCACCCCGGCCTCGAGTCCGACGACCACGACAACCCCGCCCTGTGGCGCCGGGCCGACGGCCGCTGGCTCACCGTCTTCAGCCGCCACAAGAGCGACGACCTCACCCGCTGGCGGATCAGCGAGGGCGAGGACCCCACCGTCTGGGGGCCCGAGCAGTCCTTCGACTGGCGCACCCTGTTCGAGACGCCGGAGCAGGCCGAGGCGCTCGGCGGCGGGCGGGGCGTGACCTACCAGAACCTCCATCAGCTCGACGGGGTGCTGCACTGCTTCGTCCGCGCGATCAACGACGACCCCTGCTACCTCGTCTCGCACGACGACGGCGGCACCTGGCAGTTCGGCGGCCGCCTGCTGACCCGCGAGAAGGTCGGCTACGTCAACGGCTACGCCCGCTACGCCTCCGGCGCCCGTTTCGGCACCGACGACCGCATCGACCTGATCATCACCGAGCACCACCCGCGCGACTACGCGACCTCCATCTGGCACGGCTACCTGGCCGGCGGCCGGCTCCACCGCGCCGACGGCACGGCGGTGGGCGAGCTCGGCCGCGGCCTCACCGACCCCACGCTCCGCGCCGAGGACCTCACCCCCGTGCTCGGCAACGGCTCCGCCGCCGGCGGCGCGACCCTCACCCACGCCTGGACCACCGATCTGCGCCGCTTCGCCGACGGCACGCTCGTGGCGCTCATGACCGCCCGGGCCGACGACACCGCCGGGACCAGCACGGCCCGTCACGCCTGGGATGCGCCGACCCACGAGGTCGACCCGATCGACCACCGCTTCGTCCGCGCCGTGCTGCGGCCGGGCTCGGGCCGGTGGGAGGTCGCGGAGCTCGCCGAGGCCGGCCCGCAGCTCTTCCCGCACGAGGAGGACTACACGGGTCTGGCCACCATCGACCCCGACGACCCGCACGCCCTGTGGATCTCGACCGTCGTCGACCCCCGCACCGGGGCGACCCTCGCCCACCACGAGATCTTCCACGGGGTCACCCGCGACGCCGGCGCGAGCTGGACGTGGACCCCGGTCACCGAGGACTCGACGGCGGACAACATGCGCCCGATCGCCGTGCCCGGGGATCCCTCCCGCAGCGTGCTCGTCTGGTACCGCGGCAGCCTGAACACCTCCCAGGACTACGACGCCGAGGTGGTCGTCCAGGTGCGGCCGCGGTGA
- a CDS encoding glycoside hydrolase family 43 protein, translating to MTTPDAPEYPLTLPEMPLHDPYVLADEATGQYFLYTSNVAAMSGEDVVGTMVYRSRDLRRWSRPSVVFRAAEPMAARQGAWAPEVHVHRGRYILLVTLHDEEATLPVPAADGYGLPVPVRNHVRGTFAAVAESPSGPFLPLAEGSLTPPDFMALDGTLFVDPEGDPWLVYAHEWLQKIDGTIEAIPLREDLAAAAGEPIHLFRGSEAAWLTADLPRPSAHQLAPYVTDGPQLLRAPSGALIMLWSTYAKDRATATGMVEGDYVQTWAVAESGELAGPWVQQEPLLRQDSGHGMVFRALDGDRRPLLIVHRPFRDARGKLYDLEIEGSGLRIGRQLTELDGGG from the coding sequence GTGACCACCCCCGACGCTCCGGAATACCCGCTGACCCTGCCGGAGATGCCCCTGCACGACCCGTACGTGCTCGCCGACGAGGCCACCGGCCAGTACTTCCTGTACACCTCGAACGTGGCGGCGATGAGCGGCGAGGACGTGGTGGGCACGATGGTCTACCGCAGCCGTGACCTGCGGCGCTGGTCACGGCCGAGCGTGGTGTTCCGGGCGGCGGAGCCCATGGCCGCCCGGCAGGGCGCCTGGGCCCCGGAGGTCCATGTCCACCGGGGCCGGTACATCCTCCTGGTCACGCTGCACGATGAGGAGGCGACCCTCCCGGTCCCCGCGGCCGACGGATACGGCCTCCCGGTCCCCGTGCGGAACCATGTGCGCGGCACCTTCGCGGCGGTCGCCGAGTCGCCGTCGGGCCCCTTCCTGCCCCTCGCCGAGGGGTCCCTGACCCCGCCCGACTTCATGGCGCTGGACGGCACGCTGTTCGTGGATCCCGAGGGCGACCCCTGGCTGGTCTACGCCCATGAATGGCTGCAGAAGATCGACGGGACCATCGAGGCGATCCCGCTGCGCGAGGACCTCGCCGCCGCCGCGGGGGAGCCGATCCACCTCTTCCGCGGCTCGGAGGCCGCCTGGCTCACCGCCGACCTGCCCCGGCCCTCCGCACACCAGCTCGCGCCCTACGTCACCGACGGCCCGCAGCTGCTGCGCGCGCCCTCCGGTGCGCTGATCATGCTGTGGTCCACCTACGCGAAGGACCGCGCCACGGCGACCGGGATGGTCGAGGGCGACTACGTCCAGACCTGGGCGGTCGCGGAGTCCGGGGAGCTCGCCGGGCCCTGGGTCCAGCAGGAGCCGCTGCTGCGGCAGGACAGCGGGCACGGCATGGTGTTCCGCGCCCTCGACGGCGATCGTCGCCCGCTGCTCATCGTGCATCGGCCGTTCCGCGATGCCCGCGGGAAGCTGTACGACCTGGAGATCGAGGGCTCCGGCCTGCGGATCGGCCGTCAGCTGACGGAGCTCGACGGCGGCGGATGA